In one Alphaproteobacteria bacterium genomic region, the following are encoded:
- the hutU gene encoding urocanate hydratase has product MSNPRHNTRTVRAPHGAELNCKSWVTEAPYRMIMNNLDPEVAENPNELVVYGGIGRAARTWNDFDMITDSLKTLDETETLVVQSGKPVGVFKTHKDAPRVLIANSNLVPHWATWEHFHKLDKVGLMMYGQMTAGSWIYIGSQGIVQGTYETFVEAGRQHYNGDLTGKWILTGGLGGMGGAQPLAAVMAGACCLAVECDSDRIDFRIRTRYVDERAETLDEALEMIDRWTKAGEAKSVGLLGNAADVFTELAERGVRPDIVTDQTSAHDPINGYLPQGWTMAEWKEKRESDPAAVEKAARASMRVHVEAMLKFHAAGVPTLDYGNNIRQVAKEEGLENAFDFPGFVPAYIRPLFCKGIGPFRWCALSGDPEDIYKTDQKVKELIPDDEHLHNWLDMARERISFQGLPARICWVGLGQRHRLGLAFNEMVKNGELKAPVVIGRDHLDSGSVASPNRETEGMKDGSDAVSDWPLLNALLNCASGATWVSLHHGGGVGMGFSQHSGMVICCDGSDDAAQRVERVLWNDPATGVMRHADAGYDIAIDCAKENGLRLPGILGN; this is encoded by the coding sequence ATGTCGAACCCGCGCCACAACACCCGAACCGTTCGTGCCCCGCATGGCGCCGAATTGAACTGCAAGAGCTGGGTCACCGAAGCGCCCTACCGGATGATAATGAACAACCTGGATCCGGAGGTCGCGGAGAACCCGAATGAACTGGTCGTCTATGGCGGCATCGGTCGGGCCGCGCGGACCTGGAACGATTTCGACATGATCACGGATTCGCTGAAGACGCTGGACGAGACCGAGACCCTGGTCGTGCAGTCGGGCAAGCCGGTCGGCGTCTTCAAGACCCACAAGGACGCACCGCGGGTCCTGATTGCCAACTCCAATCTGGTGCCGCATTGGGCAACCTGGGAGCATTTCCATAAGCTCGATAAGGTCGGCCTGATGATGTACGGCCAGATGACCGCCGGGTCGTGGATCTATATCGGCTCCCAGGGCATCGTCCAGGGCACTTACGAGACCTTCGTCGAGGCCGGGCGCCAGCACTATAACGGCGACCTGACCGGCAAGTGGATCCTGACCGGCGGCCTGGGCGGCATGGGCGGCGCGCAGCCCCTGGCCGCTGTCATGGCCGGGGCCTGCTGCCTGGCCGTGGAGTGCGATTCCGACCGCATCGATTTCCGCATTCGTACCCGCTATGTCGATGAACGCGCCGAAACCCTGGACGAGGCGCTGGAGATGATCGACCGCTGGACCAAGGCGGGCGAGGCGAAGTCGGTCGGTCTGCTGGGCAATGCCGCCGACGTCTTCACCGAACTGGCCGAGCGCGGCGTGCGTCCGGACATCGTCACCGACCAGACCTCCGCCCATGATCCGATCAACGGCTACCTGCCGCAGGGCTGGACCATGGCCGAGTGGAAGGAAAAGCGCGAAAGCGATCCGGCGGCGGTGGAGAAGGCGGCCCGCGCCTCCATGCGCGTCCATGTCGAAGCGATGCTGAAATTCCACGCGGCGGGCGTGCCGACCCTGGATTACGGCAACAACATCCGCCAGGTCGCGAAGGAAGAGGGGCTAGAGAACGCCTTCGACTTCCCCGGTTTCGTACCGGCCTATATTCGCCCGCTCTTCTGCAAGGGGATCGGGCCGTTCCGCTGGTGCGCGCTGTCCGGCGATCCGGAGGACATCTACAAGACCGATCAGAAGGTGAAGGAACTGATCCCGGACGACGAGCATCTGCATAACTGGCTCGACATGGCGCGGGAGCGGATTTCCTTCCAGGGCCTGCCGGCTCGCATCTGCTGGGTCGGCCTGGGTCAGCGCCACCGCCTCGGCCTCGCCTTCAACGAGATGGTGAAGAACGGGGAGTTGAAGGCGCCGGTGGTGATCGGCCGCGATCATCTGGACAGCGGCTCCGTCGCCAGCCCCAACCGCGAAACGGAAGGCATGAAGGACGGGTCCGATGCCGTGTCAGACTGGCCACTGCTGAACGCGCTGTTGAACTGCGCGTCCGGGGCGACCTGGGTTTCGCTGCACCATGGCGGTGGGGTCGGCATGGGCTTCAGTCAGCATTCCGGCATGGTGATCTGCTGCGACGGCTCGGACGATGCGGCCCAGCGGGTCGAACGCGTTTTGTGGAACGATCCGGCGACCGGCGTCATGCGCCATGCCGATGCCGGCTATGACATTGCGATCGATTGCGCCAAGGAGAACGGGCTTCGCCTTCCCGGTATTCTCGGCAATTGA